The bacterium genome contains a region encoding:
- a CDS encoding GTP-binding protein → MAKQRFERTKPHVNIGTIGHVDHGKTTLTAAITAALATKGFAKYTP, encoded by the coding sequence ATGGCAAAGCAGCGGTTTGAGAGGACGAAGCCGCACGTGAACATTGGAACGATAGGTCACGTGGATCATGGCAAGACGACGTTGACCGCCGCGATCACTGCGGCTTTGGCGACGAAGGGTTTTGCGAAGTATACGCCT
- the fusA gene encoding elongation factor G yields the protein MSRDYPLEKIRNIGIAAHIDAGKTTVTERMLYYTGRIHQMGEVHEGAATMDWMEQEQERGITITSAATTCMWKDSRINIIDTPGHVDFTVEVERSMRVLDGVIAVFCAVGGVQPQSETVWRQANKYKVPRIIFVNKMDRIGADFMRVVEKVRERLGANAVPVQLPIGAESGFKGVIDIVRLKALVYNDDLGVDFEETAIPDDLRSAALEAREYLVEKVAEIDDHLMEKYIEGEKITPDEIKAGIRTGTVRNKLVPVLCGSAFKNKGVQPLMDAVVDYLPSPLDVPPVEGVNAKTGEKITREASDNEPFAALAFKIMSDPYVGNLTYFRVYSGQLERGKQVWNANKGKKERLNRILRMHANHREEVQNVYAGDIVAAVGLDTASTGDTLCNEGHKILLETIQFPEPVIAVAIEPKTKSDQEKMSIALQRLANEDPTFRARTDEETGQTIISGMGELHLEIILDRLYREFKVEANHGKPQVSYKETITKPVKVEGRHVKQSGGHGQFGHVIIEMEPQEAGAGFEFVNKVVGGDVPKEYIPAVKQGVVEALKSGVVAGFEVVDVKVTLVGGSYHEVDSSDMAFKIAGSLAVRSAVQKGKPTLKEPIMSVEVVVPEEYLGDVISDLNGRRGSITHMEVGSGGTQQVDAKVPLAEMFGYATTLRSMSQGRASYTMEPSHYEEVPGNLAEQVVQKMTGRSLAR from the coding sequence ATGTCTCGCGACTATCCGTTAGAAAAAATACGGAATATAGGAATCGCCGCGCATATCGACGCTGGTAAGACGACTGTAACAGAGCGCATGCTCTATTATACCGGTCGCATTCACCAGATGGGCGAGGTTCATGAGGGTGCTGCGACGATGGACTGGATGGAGCAGGAGCAGGAGCGAGGCATTACCATAACCTCCGCGGCCACCACCTGTATGTGGAAAGACAGCCGCATCAACATCATTGATACCCCCGGTCATGTTGATTTTACAGTTGAAGTAGAACGCAGCATGCGAGTTCTGGATGGCGTTATTGCAGTTTTCTGTGCAGTAGGCGGTGTCCAGCCCCAATCTGAAACAGTCTGGCGACAAGCCAATAAGTATAAAGTACCCCGTATAATTTTCGTCAACAAGATGGACCGTATTGGTGCAGATTTTATGCGTGTTGTCGAAAAGGTGCGGGAGAGGCTTGGGGCAAATGCTGTTCCTGTGCAGTTGCCGATTGGTGCCGAGAGTGGTTTCAAGGGTGTTATCGACATAGTGCGTCTCAAGGCTCTGGTTTATAATGATGACCTGGGAGTCGATTTTGAAGAGACAGCTATCCCCGATGATCTTCGTTCGGCGGCACTTGAAGCAAGAGAGTATCTGGTAGAGAAGGTCGCTGAGATCGACGACCACTTGATGGAAAAATATATCGAAGGTGAGAAGATCACCCCCGATGAGATAAAGGCTGGCATTCGCACTGGTACTGTGCGCAATAAGCTGGTTCCGGTATTGTGTGGTTCCGCATTCAAGAACAAGGGCGTACAGCCCCTTATGGATGCCGTGGTTGATTATTTACCATCACCGCTTGATGTTCCCCCAGTAGAGGGTGTCAACGCAAAGACCGGTGAGAAAATCACTCGCGAAGCATCCGACAATGAACCGTTTGCAGCGCTCGCATTCAAGATCATGAGTGACCCGTATGTGGGCAACCTCACATATTTCAGGGTCTACAGCGGTCAGCTGGAGCGCGGTAAGCAGGTTTGGAATGCAAACAAGGGCAAGAAGGAGCGTTTGAATCGCATTCTTCGCATGCATGCCAACCACCGGGAAGAAGTCCAGAATGTTTATGCCGGTGACATTGTTGCTGCAGTGGGTCTTGATACCGCCAGCACAGGCGACACTCTTTGCAATGAAGGACACAAGATTCTCCTTGAAACCATTCAGTTCCCCGAACCCGTCATAGCAGTCGCTATTGAGCCTAAGACAAAAAGTGATCAGGAAAAGATGTCGATTGCGCTGCAGAGACTGGCCAATGAAGACCCCACATTCAGAGCGCGCACCGATGAAGAGACCGGTCAGACGATCATCTCGGGCATGGGAGAGCTGCACCTCGAAATTATCCTGGACAGACTCTATCGCGAGTTCAAGGTAGAGGCCAATCATGGCAAACCGCAGGTTTCGTATAAAGAGACTATAACCAAACCCGTCAAGGTCGAGGGCAGACATGTAAAACAGAGCGGCGGTCACGGCCAGTTCGGTCATGTGATTATCGAGATGGAGCCGCAGGAAGCCGGAGCGGGGTTCGAGTTTGTAAACAAGGTAGTCGGCGGCGATGTTCCAAAGGAATATATACCTGCCGTCAAGCAGGGCGTCGTGGAGGCATTAAAGTCGGGTGTAGTTGCCGGTTTCGAGGTTGTCGATGTAAAGGTGACGCTTGTTGGCGGTTCATATCATGAAGTGGACTCATCCGATATGGCGTTTAAGATAGCCGGATCGTTGGCAGTCAGGTCTGCTGTCCAAAAAGGTAAGCCCACACTCAAAGAGCCTATTATGAGTGTTGAGGTCGTGGTTCCCGAGGAGTATCTCGGAGATGTAATATCCGACCTGAACGGACGCCGGGGCAGCATTACGCATATGGAAGTGGGCTCTGGTGGGACACAGCAGGTGGATGCAAAGGTTCCGCTGGCTGAGATGTTTGGCTATGCAACCACTCTGCGCTCTATGAGCCAGGGCAGGGCATCATATACGATGGAGCCGTCGCATTATGAAGAGGTTCCGGGCAATTTGGCTGAGCAGGTGGTTCAGAAGATGACCGGCCGCTCACTCGCAAGATAG
- the rpsG gene encoding 30S ribosomal protein S7, translating into MPRKGPVKKREITPDPVYGSRMLTRLMNRVLLDGKKSAAEKIVYGALDIIEQKTNRKGIEVFEEAMKNVMPVIEVKPRRVGGSTYQVPVEVRSDRKVALALRWIVTYSRKRGGHTMVEKLAAEIMDAANNTGASIKKKEDGHKMAEANKAFAHYRW; encoded by the coding sequence ATGCCCAGAAAAGGTCCCGTTAAGAAGCGTGAGATAACGCCTGATCCGGTTTATGGAAGCAGGATGCTTACGCGTCTGATGAACCGAGTGTTGTTGGACGGCAAGAAGTCCGCTGCGGAAAAGATCGTCTACGGCGCTCTGGATATAATCGAGCAGAAGACGAACCGCAAAGGCATCGAGGTCTTCGAGGAAGCAATGAAGAACGTGATGCCGGTGATCGAGGTCAAACCGAGGCGCGTTGGTGGTTCAACCTACCAGGTTCCTGTTGAGGTTAGGTCAGATCGCAAAGTTGCTCTTGCTCTGCGCTGGATTGTGACATATTCCCGCAAGCGCGGTGGGCATACGATGGTTGAGAAACTGGCTGCTGAGATTATGGATGCGGCAAATAACACCGGTGCTTCCATTAAAAAGAAGGAAGACGGTCACAAAATGGCCGAGGCCAATAAGGCTTTCGCTCATTATCGCTGGTAA
- the rpsL gene encoding 30S ribosomal protein S12, with protein MPTISQLVRKGRANVKKKTKAPALKGNPQKRGVCLIVRTETPKKPNSALRKVARVRLSNGMEVTTYIPGIGHNLQEHSVVLIRGGRVKDLPGVRYHVIRGTLDAAGTADRKQSRSKYGTKRPK; from the coding sequence TTGCCGACAATCAGCCAGCTTGTAAGGAAAGGTCGCGCCAATGTCAAGAAGAAGACGAAGGCGCCCGCACTAAAAGGCAATCCGCAGAAGCGCGGTGTATGCCTGATCGTGCGAACCGAAACGCCTAAGAAACCTAACTCAGCTTTACGAAAGGTTGCAAGAGTCAGGCTCTCCAATGGGATGGAAGTTACGACATATATCCCCGGCATCGGTCATAACCTGCAGGAGCACTCCGTGGTTCTTATCCGCGGGGGCAGAGTAAAGGATCTGCCTGGTGTGCGCTATCATGTCATTCGCGGCACACTTGATGCGGCAGGCACAGCCGACCGCAAGCAGAGCCGTTCAAAATATGGAACCAAGCGACCCAAGTAA